From the Thermodesulfobacteriota bacterium genome, one window contains:
- a CDS encoding acetate--CoA ligase family protein has protein sequence MTPTELLDRARREGRRNLDEAESKGLLAHYGLPVVEERTAATPEEAAGAARGLGFPVVLKGLGPALAHKTERGLVRLGMRGEAEVAEAARAIAEAAGADLRGYLVQPQVPGRRELLLGLARDPEFGPVVVFGLGGVLAEGLGDVALALAPLGTADAEELLERLKSRALLGPFRGEGAVDRAALVRALLGLSRLAQEHPGVAEVDVNPVRVRPDGSVLAVDALVVLGREAPRTLRERVAPGALARLFYPRSVAFVGATGTLGKWGHLLFTNVLAGGFPGPVYPVNPKGGTVAGRPALAAVEDLPDGVDLAVVTVPAAAVADTVTRLGARGVRGAVIVSSGFGEAGGEGPRLQEALVAAARRAGVTLVGPNTMGILNPHARFYGTGAHVRPEPGDTMLLSQSGNMGVQLLAFAAAQGIGIRAFCGTGNEAMAAVEDFLEALEEDDRSRTVVLYLEGVKEGRRFFESARRLSRRKPVVALKGGRTVAGQRAAASHTGALASDARVFEAACRQAGVVLVDQPTDLLDASAAFTALPLPRGPRVAILTWGGGWGVVASDLCAELGLTVPALDEAVRGRLDRLLPPYWSRTNPVDLVGEPGADLPARILEELLAWDGADAVIHLGVLGRERFLRATVESARAVDPEQPPELLDAAEAQAARYEAGARAGIARLAAGSDKPVVGVTLLPEPGGRTLLDAEGTDRRILAFPTPERAARVLARLWEYARFLRRDEGWSQLRP, from the coding sequence ATGACCCCCACCGAGCTCCTGGATCGCGCCCGGCGGGAGGGCCGGCGAAACCTCGACGAGGCCGAGTCCAAGGGGCTCCTGGCCCACTACGGCCTCCCTGTGGTGGAAGAGCGCACGGCGGCGACGCCGGAGGAGGCTGCCGGCGCTGCTCGGGGGCTCGGCTTTCCCGTGGTCCTGAAGGGGCTGGGGCCCGCGCTGGCCCACAAGACCGAGCGGGGGCTGGTGCGGTTGGGGATGCGCGGCGAGGCCGAGGTGGCCGAGGCCGCTCGGGCGATTGCCGAAGCCGCCGGGGCGGACCTGCGCGGCTATCTCGTCCAGCCCCAGGTGCCGGGCCGGAGGGAGCTCCTCCTGGGGCTCGCCCGGGACCCGGAGTTCGGGCCCGTCGTGGTCTTCGGCCTGGGCGGCGTGCTCGCCGAGGGCTTGGGTGACGTGGCCCTAGCCCTGGCGCCCCTGGGCACCGCGGACGCAGAAGAGCTCCTGGAGCGCCTGAAGAGCCGGGCTCTCCTGGGACCCTTCCGGGGCGAGGGGGCCGTGGACCGGGCCGCCCTGGTCCGGGCGCTCCTGGGCCTCTCCCGCCTCGCCCAGGAGCATCCGGGGGTGGCCGAGGTGGATGTGAACCCGGTGCGGGTGCGCCCGGACGGGTCGGTCCTGGCGGTGGACGCCCTCGTGGTGCTCGGCCGCGAGGCACCCCGGACCCTTCGGGAGCGGGTGGCCCCCGGCGCCCTGGCCCGGCTCTTCTACCCGCGCTCCGTGGCCTTCGTGGGTGCCACGGGGACCCTGGGCAAGTGGGGTCACCTGCTCTTCACCAACGTCCTCGCCGGCGGGTTCCCGGGGCCCGTGTATCCGGTGAACCCCAAGGGGGGCACGGTGGCCGGGCGTCCGGCGCTGGCTGCCGTCGAGGACCTGCCCGACGGCGTGGACCTGGCGGTGGTCACCGTGCCCGCGGCCGCGGTGGCCGACACGGTGACCCGGCTCGGGGCCCGGGGGGTGCGGGGTGCCGTGATCGTCTCCTCCGGGTTCGGCGAGGCGGGGGGTGAGGGGCCGCGCCTGCAAGAGGCGCTGGTGGCCGCCGCCCGGCGCGCCGGGGTCACCCTGGTGGGGCCCAACACCATGGGGATCTTGAACCCCCACGCCCGCTTCTACGGCACCGGCGCCCACGTGCGCCCCGAGCCGGGGGACACCATGCTCCTCTCCCAGTCCGGCAACATGGGGGTACAGCTCCTGGCCTTTGCCGCCGCCCAGGGGATCGGGATCCGGGCGTTTTGCGGAACGGGCAACGAGGCCATGGCCGCGGTGGAGGACTTCCTGGAGGCCTTGGAGGAGGACGACCGCAGCCGCACGGTGGTGCTCTACCTCGAAGGGGTCAAGGAAGGGCGCCGGTTCTTCGAGTCGGCACGGCGCCTGTCGCGCCGCAAGCCCGTGGTGGCCCTCAAGGGAGGGCGCACGGTTGCCGGCCAGCGGGCCGCCGCGAGCCACACCGGGGCGCTCGCCTCCGACGCCCGGGTCTTCGAGGCCGCGTGCCGCCAGGCCGGGGTCGTCCTGGTGGACCAGCCCACCGACCTCCTCGACGCCTCCGCCGCCTTTACCGCCCTGCCGCTCCCCCGGGGGCCCCGGGTGGCGATCCTCACCTGGGGCGGCGGGTGGGGGGTGGTGGCCTCGGACCTGTGCGCCGAGCTCGGCCTCACGGTGCCTGCCCTGGACGAGGCCGTCCGCGGGCGTCTCGACCGGCTCCTGCCCCCCTACTGGAGCCGCACCAACCCCGTAGACCTGGTGGGTGAGCCCGGCGCGGACCTCCCGGCCCGCATCCTGGAGGAGCTCCTGGCGTGGGATGGTGCCGACGCGGTCATCCACCTGGGCGTCCTGGGCCGCGAGCGCTTCCTGCGGGCCACGGTGGAATCGGCCCGGGCCGTGGACCCCGAACAGCCCCCCGAGCTCCTGGACGCCGCCGAAGCACAGGCCGCCCGCTACGAGGCCGGGGCCCGTGCCGGCATCGCCCGGTTGGCCGCCGGCAGCGACAAGCCCGTAGTGGGGGTGACCCTGCTGCCCGAGCCCGGAGGCCGCACGCTCCTCGACGCGGAGGGCACCGACCGCCGCATCCTCGCCTTCCCCACCCCCGAGCGCGCCGCCAGGGTGCTGGCGAGGCTGTGGGAGTACGCGAGGTTTCTCCGCCGGGACGAGGGGTGGTCCCAACTCCGACCGTGA
- a CDS encoding ferredoxin — MKVRIDYGLCMGDGNCHKVCPEVFDYDDDQLRGVVRNPAVPEHLEAKVRQAAEECNPQAIEIEE; from the coding sequence ATGAAGGTGCGCATCGACTACGGGCTGTGCATGGGGGACGGGAACTGCCACAAGGTGTGTCCCGAGGTGTTCGACTACGACGACGACCAACTGCGGGGGGTCGTCCGCAACCCGGCCGTGCCCGAGCACCTGGAGGCCAAGGTGCGCCAGGCCGCCGAGGAGTGCAACCCCCAGGCCATCGAGATCGAGGAGTAG
- the queC gene encoding 7-cyano-7-deazaguanine synthase QueC produces the protein MANSHEPTARRAVVLLSGGLDSATCLAIARTQGYETYALSFAYGQRHAAELDAARRVARALGAAAHHVATIDLRAFGGSALTGDIAVPRPASPEEIGRGIPVTYVPARNTVFLSFALAWAEVLGARDLFIGVNALDYSGYPDCRPEFLEAFERVANLGTKAGVEGSRFRVHAPLLHLTKAEIIRRGAALGVDYGLTRSCYDPDAEGRACGRCDSCILRRRGFEAAGLPDPTPYAG, from the coding sequence ATGGCCAACAGCCACGAGCCCACAGCGCGCAGAGCCGTCGTCCTCCTGAGCGGCGGGCTCGACTCGGCCACCTGCCTGGCCATCGCCCGGACCCAGGGGTACGAGACCTACGCGCTGTCCTTTGCCTACGGCCAGCGGCACGCCGCCGAGCTCGACGCGGCCCGCCGCGTGGCCCGGGCCCTGGGCGCCGCCGCCCACCACGTGGCCACCATCGACCTGCGGGCCTTCGGGGGCTCGGCCCTCACCGGCGACATCGCGGTTCCCAGGCCGGCCTCCCCCGAGGAGATCGGCCGGGGGATCCCGGTTACCTACGTGCCCGCCCGAAACACGGTCTTCCTGTCCTTCGCCCTGGCCTGGGCCGAGGTCCTGGGTGCCCGGGACCTCTTCATCGGGGTCAACGCCCTCGACTACTCGGGTTACCCGGACTGCCGCCCCGAGTTCCTGGAGGCCTTCGAGCGGGTGGCGAACCTGGGGACCAAGGCCGGGGTCGAGGGGAGCCGATTCCGGGTCCACGCGCCGCTGCTGCACCTGACCAAGGCCGAGATCATCCGCCGGGGCGCGGCCCTGGGGGTGGACTACGGCCTCACCCGCTCCTGCTACGACCCGGACGCCGAGGGGCGGGCGTGCGGCCGGTGCGATAGCTGCATCCTGCGCAGGAGGGGTTTCGAGGCGGCCGGGCTGCCGGACCCGACTCCCTACGCGGGGTAG
- a CDS encoding LL-diaminopimelate aminotransferase, with amino-acid sequence MARVNENYLKLKAGYLFPEIGRRVKAFAQANPGAKIIRLGIGDVTLPLVPAVIEAFHAGVDDLARAETFRGYGPEQGYDFLLEAIAEKAYRPLGADVKPSEIFVSDGSKCDVANILDVFDLGNTVAICDPVYPVYNDTNVMVGRTGEADEKGYYRGIVYLPCSEENGFLPALPRERVDLVYLCYPNNPTGAVAPRAELARWVEYALAQEAVLLFDAAYEAFITEPGIPHSIYEIPGAERCAIEFRSFSKTAGFTGVRCGLTVVPEALQARTADGRRVSLNPLWHRRQTTKFNGVSYPVQRAAAAVYSHEGWRQNQEVIRYYQENARIIREGLTAAGFACYGGVNAPYLWLKVPAGLTSWQFFDVLLGECHVVGTPGSGFGPSGEGYFRLSSFGDRNHVEEAVARIRKRWGS; translated from the coding sequence GTGGCCCGTGTCAACGAGAACTACCTCAAGCTGAAGGCCGGCTACCTCTTCCCGGAGATCGGCCGGCGGGTGAAGGCCTTTGCCCAGGCCAATCCCGGCGCCAAGATCATCCGGCTGGGGATCGGCGACGTCACCCTGCCGCTCGTGCCGGCGGTGATCGAGGCCTTCCACGCCGGGGTCGACGACCTGGCCCGGGCGGAGACCTTCCGCGGGTACGGGCCCGAGCAGGGGTACGACTTCCTCCTGGAGGCCATTGCGGAGAAGGCCTACCGCCCCCTGGGCGCCGACGTCAAGCCCTCCGAGATCTTCGTCTCGGACGGGTCGAAGTGCGACGTGGCCAACATCCTCGACGTCTTCGACCTGGGCAACACCGTGGCCATCTGCGACCCCGTCTACCCCGTGTACAACGACACCAACGTGATGGTGGGGCGCACGGGGGAGGCCGACGAGAAGGGCTACTACCGGGGCATCGTGTACCTGCCGTGCAGCGAGGAGAACGGCTTCCTCCCCGCGCTCCCCCGGGAGCGGGTGGATCTCGTGTACCTGTGCTACCCCAACAACCCCACCGGGGCCGTGGCCCCCCGGGCCGAGCTGGCCCGTTGGGTGGAGTACGCCCTGGCCCAGGAAGCCGTGCTCCTCTTCGACGCCGCGTACGAGGCCTTCATCACCGAGCCCGGCATCCCCCACTCGATCTACGAGATTCCCGGCGCCGAGCGCTGCGCCATCGAGTTTCGGAGCTTCTCGAAGACCGCGGGCTTTACCGGCGTGCGCTGCGGCCTCACCGTGGTGCCCGAGGCGCTCCAGGCCCGCACCGCCGACGGCCGGCGGGTCTCCCTGAATCCGCTCTGGCACCGCCGCCAGACCACCAAGTTCAACGGGGTCTCCTACCCCGTCCAGCGGGCCGCGGCCGCGGTCTATTCCCACGAGGGGTGGCGCCAGAACCAGGAGGTGATCCGCTACTACCAGGAGAACGCCCGGATCATCCGCGAGGGGCTCACCGCCGCGGGGTTCGCGTGCTACGGTGGGGTCAACGCGCCCTACCTCTGGCTCAAGGTGCCGGCGGGGCTCACCAGCTGGCAGTTCTTCGACGTGCTCCTGGGAGAGTGCCACGTGGTGGGCACGCCGGGCAGCGGCTTTGGCCCGAGCGGAGAGGGGTACTTCCGGCTCTCGTCCTTCGGGGACCGGAACCACGTGGAGGAGGCGGTGGCGCGCATCCGCAAGAGGTGGGGCAGCTGA